CTGGCTGCGGCTCTTGTCGTGGAATTCACCGGTTTCTTCGTCGCGTCCGCGCATCGTCCATACCTGATTTCAAAAAAAGTCGCCCGGCGTGATGCCGGGCCCAACCCGTACAGGATAAAGCATTGAACGTGATCGCCCCTGAAGCCGCTGTCGGCGACGACAGCCCGGCCCGGCTGGAACGGCTGGCCGACCTCTCCCAGCAGCTGCTTGACCGCGCCCGCGCGCTGGGCGCCAGCCAGGCCGAAGTCAGCTGCAGCGAAGACCGTGGGCTGGAGGTCAATGTCCGCCTCGGCGAGGTCGAAACCGTGCAGTCCACCCGCGACCGCGGCATCGCCGTCACCGTGTACTTCGGCCAACGCAAGGGCAGCGCCAGCACCGGCGACCTGAACGAGGCCAGCCTGGCGGCCACGGTCGAGCAGGCCTGCGCCATCGCCCGGCATACCGAGGACGACCCGGCCGCCGGCCTGGCCGAGGCGGACCTGATGGCCACCCACTTCCCGGACCTGGATGGCTGGCACCCGTGGGCGCTGCAGGCCGACGAGGCAGTGGACCTGGCCCTGGCCTGCGAAGCCGCAGGCCGTGAGGCCGATGCGCAGATCCGCAATTCCGACGGCGCCTCGGTGTCGAGCATGCAGAGCCTGTCGGTCTATGCCAATTCGCATGGCTTCATCGGCCGTGAGCGCGGCACCCACCATTCGGTCGGTTGTGCGCTGATCGCCGGGCAGGGCGATGGCATGCAGCGTGACGGCTGGTACACCAGTGCGCTGGCTCGCGAGGACCTGGAGGACGTCGGCCTGGTCGGTCGTCGTGCCGCCGAGCGCACTGTCGCCCGCCTGCAGCCGCGATCGCTGGCCACCGGCAGCATGCCGGTGCTGTTCGCCCCGGAAGTGGCGCGCAGCCTGGTCGGGCATCTGCTGTCGGCGGTGTCCGGTGGTGCCCTGTACCGCCAGGCCAGCTTCCTGCTGGACAGCGTTGGCCAGCGCCTGTTCCCGGAATGGATGCAGATCGAGGAGCTGCCGCACCTGCGCCGCGGCCTGCGCTCGGCAGCCTTCGACGGCGATGGCGTCGCCACCCGGGCCTCGGCGCTGGTCCGCGACGGCGTGCTGCAGCGCTATGTGCTGGGCAGCTACTCGGCACGCAAGCTGGGCCTGCAGACCACCGCCAACGCCGGCGGCGTGCACAACCTGCAGCTGGCGGCCAACGCCGGCTCCCTGCAGGACATCGCGCGGCAGATGGGCGACGGCCTGCTGGTGACCGAGCTGATGGGGCAGGGCGTGAACGGCGTGACCGGCGACTATTCGCGTGGCGCGGGTGGCTTCCGGGTCGAAAACGGCGAGATCCAGTACCCGGTGGACGGGATCACCATCGCCGGCAACCTGCGCGAGATGTTCAGCAGCATCGAGGCGGTCGGCAGCGACGTCGATCCCCGCTCGCACATCCGGACCGGTTCGATCCTGTTGGGGCGGATGACCATCGCAGGTAATGATTGATGCCGTCGATGGCGTAAGCTATGCGCGCCTGACGCAATCAGCTGGGTGCTGGTTGGTCAAGACCACCCAATGAAAAGGAGTTTTGTCGTGAGTGAATTCGATAACGTCCCGCCGCCGCCGGCCACCACCGACGTCCCGGCCGACCAGCGCACCATGGCCCTGGCCGCGCACCTGCTGGGCATCTTCACCGGCTTCATCGGCGCGCTGATCATCTGGCTGATCAACAAGGATGACGCGGGCAAGGCCTTCGTGACCGACCAGGCCAAGGAAGCCCTGAACTTCCAGATCACCGTGACCATCGCCATGATCATCAGCATGATCCTGATGATCGTGATCATCGGCGGCATCCTGGCGCCGATCGTCGGCATCATCAGCCTGGTGTTCAGCATCATCGCTGCGGTCAAGGCCAACAACGGCGAAGCCTACCGCTACCCGTTCGCGCTGCGCCTGATCAAGTAAGATCGTCCGCACGCGGAACTGAAAACGCCCGGCATTGCCGGGCGTTTTCGTGTGCGGGAAATGCCGGGCCGCGTGCAGCGATCAGTGATCGCGTTCCACCGCCAGCGTCGCCAGTGCGCGCAGCGCATCGGCCTCGTCGCCATACCCGGCCAGCAGGGCCTGCATGCGTGCCGCCAGTTCCTGCAGCTGCGCCTTCGCACCGTCCATGCCGAGCAGGGCGGGGAAGGTGCTCTTGTCCTGTGCCTGGTCCTTGCCGGCGGTCTTGCCCAGCTGTTCGGAACTGGCTTCGACATCGAGGATGTCATCGCGCACCTGGAAGGCCAGGCCAAGCGCATCGGCGAAGCTGTCCAGCTGGGCCAGCTGCGGTCCGTGGGCCTGGCCGCACAGCGCGCCCATGCGTACCGCCGCCCGGATCAGCGCACCGGTCTTCAGGGCATGCATGCGGGTCAATGCTGCCAGTGTCTGCTGCTGGCCGGTGGCATCGATGTCCAGCGCCTGGCCGCCGCACATGCCGGAGGCACCGGACGCGTGGGCCAGGGTCTGCAGGCAGGCCACGCGCAGCGTGGCGGGCAGTGGCGCATCGGCCAGCAGGCCGAAGGCACGGGTCTGCAGTGCGTCGCCGGCCAAGATCGCGGTGGCTTCGTCGAAGGCGATGTGGGTGGTCGGCTTGCCGCGGCGCAGGGCATCGTCGTCCATTGCCGGCAGGTCGTCATGCACCAGTGAATAGGCGTGGATCAGCTCGACGGACATGGCCGCTGCGTCCAGGCTTTCAGGCTGCGCGCCGAACAGGTGCCCGCTGGCATACACCAGCAGCGGGCGCATGCGCTTGCCACCGCCCAGCACCGAATAGCGCATGGCCTGGTGCAGGCGCTGCGGTGCTTCGGCAGGCGAGGGCAGGGCAGCGTCGAGCTGGCTTTCGATACGGTCGCGCCAGCGCTCGAACAGAACCTCAGCCGTCATGGCTGGGCGGATCGAAAGGCTCGGAGGCTTCCGGCTGCGCCGGATCGCTGAGCAGGCGTACACGCAGTTCGGCCTGCTCCAGTGCCTGCTGGCACTGGCGGTACAGACCGACGCCACGTTCGTAAGCACTGAGCGACGCTTCCAGGCTCAGCTCGCCGGTTTCCATCTGCTCCACCAGCTGCTCCAGCGATTCGAGCGACTGCTCGAACTGGGCGACCGGGGAGGCGTTTTCAGGGGACTTCTTGGCCATGCGGCAAGTGTGGACGGGCCGCGCGCGGGGGTCAATTCACCAGCCGCCGGGACGCCACTGGAGCTGTGCCTCGTTGGCCTGCAACCAGGCCTGCAAGGGCGCGGCGATGACCACGTCGGCGGCGGCCAGCAACTGCGGGCCATCGAAGATCAACGGCAGCTGGGCGCGTCGCCAGGGGGCAAGATGTTCGCGTTGCAGGCAGTCCTTCAGCGCATGCGAATGCTGGCGACCCGGCAGCAGGATGCGCTCACCGCCCACGCGTGCACGGACCTGCAGTGGTTGTTCGAAAGCGCTGGCGCCAAGCAGGCTCAGCTGGCCACCGTCGGGCAATGGCAGCGGTGCTCGGCCATCCCAGGCGGCCTGCCAGTCGAGGGGCAGCGAGGGCAGCCGGGCCGGCAGCAGGTAGGCATGGTCACGCCATTGCTGGATCACGTGATCCTGCCAGCGCACACGCGCCTGGCGGTCGATGTCGGCCGGCAACAGCTCCTCCAGCGCCTGCTGCAACACCGTGGCCGGCAACGGTGCTGCGCCGTGGCCGATCACCCAGGCGCGCAGCACGCGTGCCGCGCGCGCCGGCGACACTTGGCGCAGCAGTTCCAGTGACAGCACGCGCGGTGCCACTTCCAGGTGCGCGATCAGCTCGGCGTCTTCCTCGTCCAGCAGTTCGCGGGTCTGCCGGCAATGCGTCGCGCTGCCGGCCAATGCCGCCGCCGCGTGCGGCCAGCGCTGGCGCAGCAACGGCAACACCTGCAGGCGCAGGAAGTTGCGATCGGCGTGGTCTTCGGCGTTGCTGGGGTCTTCGATCCATTGCAGCGCGTGCTGCTGGGCGTAGTCGAGCAGCGCGGTGCGCGGCGTCGACAGCAGTGGTCGCCACAGGTGATGTTCGCCAAGACGGCTGCGTGCGGACATCGCTGCAAGGCCATCGACGCCCGAACCGCGCAGTGCGCGCAGCAGGAAGGTCTCGGCCTGGTCATCCTGGTGCTGCGCCAGTGCCAGCGTTTCACCTTCGCGCAGCTCAGCCGCGAAGGCGGCACGTCGTGCCTGGCGCGCCGCGCCTTCGAGGCCGAGGCCTGTGGTGTCGTCGACCTGTACGTGATGCACGGCCAGCTCGATACCGAGGGTCGCGCACTGCTGCTGGCAATGCCGTACCCAGTCGTCGGCGGCTGGCTGCAGGCCGTGGTGTACGTGCACCGCACGCAGCGCCGTGCCGGAAGCCTGGGCGCAGCGCCATAGCCAGTGCAGCAGCACGGTGGAGTCGACACCACCGCTGTAGCCCACCAGCAGCGGCGCATCCAGCGGAACGAGGGCGGGGAAGGCAGTCACGGCGGCAAGTATAGGGTGGGGTTTACTTGGCAGGGCTGCGCCCTGCACCCGCTACGAGCCAGAGCAACAGCAACAGCAACAGCAACAGCTGGTCAGCTGAGGGATGGCGGGGTGGGTCCGGTTGCGGGAGACGCCGTAAACCCATCCTTGGGGGCTTGGCCGCGGCATCCATGCCGCGGACACTCCCGCAACCGGACCCACCCCGCCTTCGACAGTTTCCTGCGAACTGTCGGAATTGCTCTTGGGGTCAGATCCGTTTTCCGCAGGAAAACGGATCTGACCCCGGATTCAATTCGATATCTGACAGATGTGATCCACGCAAAGCGTGGATGGTCCAACCGTCACCGGGAACCTGTCGAAGGCGGGGCACTGTGGGTTTGCGGGGTGTGAGCCGCATGGATGCGGCGACCAAGCCCCCATGGATGGGTTTACGGCGTCCCCGCAAACCCACAGTGCCCCGCCATCCCACGGAATGCACGCTGTTGCTGTTGCTTCGGCCGTTGCCGTTGCGTCTGCAGGTGCAGGGCGCAGCCCTGCCGAAAACCCTACTTCACCCGACGGCCCGAGCGGTCGATCCGGAACCGCTCTCCGCCTTCCATCGGCGTGTGGCCATCGCCATCCGGCGTGCCGCGACGGCAGCCGTTGCAGACCTCGGCCACGCCATCGCGGAATGGCCAGGCGAAATCGAAGGTGCCCGGCACTACCTGGCGGAATGTCAGATCGAAGTAGCCCACGCGATTGCCGACGCGCCCGCGCAGCAGGCCTTCCTCCGGTGTCTCCGGGCCGTTGTCCCAGGTCAGCACCGGCAGGCTGCGGCCCTTGCGGTCGATGTAGTGGAAGCCCTGATCGGCATATACCACGGCCAGGCCGTGGTCGTCGTAGTTCAGGTCCTTCAGCGTATCGGCGCTGATCTTCGGCCGGTGATCGACCACCTCGCAGTTGGGCAGCGGCCACAACCCGTGTTCGTCGGTCAGCAGCTTGCAGGCCGGTGCCTGCGCCAGCGCGCTGGAACTGGCCAGCGCGCCGAGCAGGGCCAGCGACCGCGCGAAACGGCCGCGGGCGGGGGCAGGGCGGGCCTGCGGCACGATCACTTGGCCTCGGCCTTGCGTTCGAAGGCCGTCGGTGCCGGCAGCTGCACCGGTACGCCCTTGTCATCGCAGGTGCCGGCCTGGCACAGGCGCTCGCGCAGGGCCGGGGTGGCCTGCACGATCATGTGGTAGATCGCGTTCTGTTCCAGCGTGCCGCGGATCGCCTTGCTGCCCGGGCCACGCGCCCAGATGCCGACGTCTTCACCACCATGCGATTCGGACTTCATCGGCACCAGTGCTTCCTGCATGTAGTCCGGATGCTCGGTGTCGACCTCGCGCAGGTTCGGGCGGCCGTTGGCCGGTTCGAAGCTGCTCGGGTTGTGCGGGTAGCGCTTCGGGCCGGCCGGCTGCTGGTTGCTGCTGCCGGTATGGCCCGGGCCATTGGCGTAGCTCAACGTGGTGTAGGGCTGGCCGGTGCCGTCCAGCGCGTAGTCCAGCTTGCCGGCACCATCTTCGCCGCCCTTGTCCTTCACCTTGCCCAGGATCGGATTGCCGCGTGCCGGGTAGCCGACGAAGTTCAGCGTGTGCGAGTGGTCGGCGGTGACGATGATCAGGGTGTCGTCGGCCGAGGTCAGCTCGTTGGCCACGCGCACCGCGTCGGACAGCGCCACGGTCTCGGTCAGGGCACGGTAGGCGTTGCCGCTGTGGTTGGCGTGGTCGATGCGCGCGCCTTCGATCATCAGCACGTAGCCTTCCTGGTGCTTGGCCAGATTCTTGATGGCTGCCGCCGTCAGTTCGGCCAGGCTCGGCTCACCGCCCGGATCCTGCGGGCGCTCGTACTCGTAGCGCATGTGGTCCGGTTCGAACAGGCCAAGGATGGCCGGCGCATCCGCGGCGGCGGCCAGCTGCTTGCTGTTCCACACGTAGGCGCCCTGCGGGTGCGCCTGCTGCCATTCCTGCACCAGGCTGCGGCCATCCAGGCGCTGGCCGACCTTGTCGTCGTACTCCGGGTCGCGCTCTTCCACCGTGGTGAACTCACCACGGCCGCCGCCGAGGGCGACCAGCGGGCCACGGCCATAGCGCGAGGTCGACAGCAGCTGCTGGGCGATGTCCTTGCAGCCTGCGGCCTTGGCCGCGTCGGTCAGGTCGGTGTCGTTTTCCCAGTTGCGCTCGGGCGAGTGCGCATAGGTGGCGGCCGGGGTGGCATGGGTCAGGCGCGCGGTGGATACCACGCCGGTAGCCAGGCCGGCGCTGTCGGCCAGCTGCAGCCAGGTCAGCAGGCCCTTGGACAGGCTGTCGGCACAGTCGGTGCGGCTGCCGGCACTGACGCCGATCGCACCCATGTGGGTCTTCACGCCGGTGGTGATGGCGGTCATGGTGCCGGCCGAATCGGGGGTCTGCGAATCTGTGTTGTAGGTCTTGCTGAACGCCGTGGCCGGGAAGCGCTCCCAGGACAGCAGGTTCTCTTCGCCGGAGCCGCCCTTCTGCTGGCCTTCGTAGATGCGCGAGGCGGCCACGGTGGTCAGGCTCATGCCGTCACCGAGGAACAGGATGACGTTCCTGGCCTTGCCGGACATCGCGCCGTTGGCGGCGGCCTGGGCGGCGCCGCTGCGGTACCACCACTGCGGTGTCTCGCCGGCCGGGTGGGCGACGGGATCGACGGCGACCTTCAGGCCGGCCGGAGCGGACGCGGGTGCGGTGCTGGCGCAGGCGCCCAGCAGCAGGGTGGTGGCGCAGGCGGCCAACAGGGAGACGGAACGGCGCATGGACGCTGGGATCTCACAAACTGTAACGGGACGTTCATTATGCCCGCCCTCGCAAGGCACGCCGATGACACACTGATTTGCCGGCCGGGCGGTCGTTCCCCAGCCGTTGTTGGGCTATCGTGCCAGCATCCCTTCCTTCCCTCTGGATTGCCTATGAAGCTGGTCTCTGCCTGGCTGCGGATTCCATTCTGGCAGCGCGTGGTCGGTGGCTTCGTGCTCGGCGCGCTGGCCGGCTGGGCGCTCGGCCCGGCCGCGGAAACGTGGTTCGGCCCGCTCGGCGAGCTGTACGTCACCCTGATCAAGATGATCGCGGTGCCGCTGGTGTTCTTCGCGGTCATCAATGCGATCTCGTCGCTGCACGGCCAGAAGTCGATCGCCGCGCTCAGTGGCCGCACCTTCCTGTGGTTCGTGATCACCGCCGCGCTGGCGGTGTGCGTTGGCCTGGCCGTAGGCACGGTGCTGCAGCCCGGCGCGGGTGGCCTGCAGTTGGCGATGGCCAGCAACTATGTGCCGCGCGAAGTGCCCAGCGTGGTACAGGTATTGCTGGACGTGGTGCCGGCCAATGTCTTCTATGCGCTGTCCGGCATCGGCACCAAGGTCAATGCCGCGGGTGAAACCGTGCTGGCCGCCGGCCGTGGCTCGATCCTGCCGGTGATCTTCTTTGCTGGTCTGGTCGGTTTCGCCATCGTCAAGCTGGGCGAGAAGGTGACCGAGGCGCGCAAGCTGGTCGGCCAGATGAGCGACATCATGATCCAGGTGACCCGCTTCGTGCTGGAAGTCACCCCGATCGGTACCTTCGGGCTGATCGCCGGTCTGGTCGGCAGCTACGGGTTCGAGAAGCTGCTGCCGCTGGGTCATTTCGTGCTGGCCCTGTACGTGGCCTGTGCCCTGCACATCGTGGTGGTCTACAGCGCACTGCTGCTGGCGCATGGTCTGAATCCGCTGAAGTTCTTCCGCGGCGCGGCGCCGGGCATGCAGGTGGCCTTCGTCAGCTCGTCCAGCTTCGCCGCGATGCCGGTGGCGCTGCGTTCGATCACCCACAACCTGGGCGTTAACAAGGACTACGGTTCGTTCGCGGTGCCGCTGGGCGCCAGCATCAAGATGGACGGCTGTGGTGCGATCTATCCGGCGCTGTGCGCGGTGTTCATCGCGCAGTACAGCGGTGTGCCGCTGACCCCGGAACAGTACGTGGTGGTGCTGATCGCCTCGGTGCTGGGCAGCTTCGGTACGGCCGGCGTGCCAGGTACCGCGGTGATCATGGCTACGGTGGTGCTGAGCGCGGCCAACCTGCCGCTGGAGACGATCGGCTACCTGTATGCCATCGACCGCATCCTGGACATGATGCGCACGATGACGAACGTGACGGGCCAGATGCTGGTGCCGGTGATCGTGGCCAAGGAGACCGGCCTGCTCGACCAGGCGGTGTATGACAACCCGTCCAGCAACGTGGGCGTGGATGATCCCGACCCGACACCGCCACGCGGCTGAGGTTGCGTGGTGGTGATGGAAGGCCCGCCCTGACCGGCGGGCCTTTTGTTTTGTTCCGGTAGATCCACGCCACGAGGATGGTGGCGGTGCCGACCAAGGTCGGCACCCACCAGGGCAGATGGCGCTGTGCCGACCAAGGTCGGCACCTACCGGGGGCGCAAACAAAAAAGCCGCTGCAGGGCAGCGGCTTCTCGCATCAGGCGGCTCGGTGGCGCCAACCGGTCAGAGGTCGACCCGGCGGGCCTGCATGAACTTGTTGCCCCAGTAGCCACTGAGCAGGGTGTCCACGCGGACGTCCTTGCCGGAGCTCGGTGCGTGCAGGAAGCGGCCATCGCCCACATAGATGCCCACGTGGTCGACGCGGCCCTTGCGGCCGAAGAACACCAGGTCACCAGCGGCCAGCGCGGTGCGGTCGTTGATCAGTTCGGCGTTGTCGTCGTGCGCCATTTCGCGCGAGACGCGCGGCAGCTCGATACCCAGGGCCGAGCGGAACACGTAACCGACCAGGCCACTGCAGTCGAAGCCGCTGTCCGGGTTGCTGCCACCCCAACGGTACGGGGTGCCCAGCAGCGTCATTGCACGGCGCAGCAGCGACTGCACCTTGCCGTTGTCGGCCGCGGTGCCGACAACGCTGCCATTGGCAGCGCTGCTGGTGTCGTAGTTGGCGAGGAGGCGGCTGAGGTCACCGGCCACCACGGCCGAGCGGTCCATCAGCGGAATGGTGTCGTTGGCGGCCAGGTGCGGCAGCAGGGCGGCCAGGGTAGCGCTGGCGGCGGCGTCGACGCGGCTGCGCTGCGGAGCGGCAGCCTCGGCCTTGGCGGCCGGTCGGGCGGTACTCTCGGCCACCGGGGCCGGGGTTGCATCGGAACGGTTCGGAGCAGTCTGCGACCAGGCCGGGAGGCTGGTCAGACACAGTGCCAGGCCAAGCAACAACGGGCGGGCACTGCGTGAAGATACGGAAGTCTGGCCTTCGCTTTTCAGGTCGTCAGTCGTCACGCGTCGGTCACAGGAAAAAAACGATGGGGCATCATGCCCTGTAAAAGCGCGGATAAGTTAAAAATTCCGTTAGTAATCCGTTAGTTTCAAGGTGATGTGCGTCACAGTTTTGAACATATCGCCTGTTCATCTTAGCGAAGGACACGTTTCGCGCCTGTGTAGTGGTCCTTCCAGTAGGGACCGCTGAGCGAGTCCAGCCGCACGGTGCCACCGGTACTCGGCGCGTGCACGAAACGCCCTTCACCTACATAAATGCCAACGTGGGTGACGCTGCCGCGGCTGCCGAAGAACACCAGATCGCCGGTGGCCAGGCGCTGCGGATCGATCTTCGGGCCCTGTACCGCCGCGAGATCGCGCGAAGTACGTGGCAGCTTCAGGTCCAGCATCTCGCGGTAGACATAGGCGACCAGGCCGCTGCAGTCGAAGCCCGAATCGGGGGTGTTGCCGCCATAGCGGTAGGGGGTGCCGACCAGGCTGATGGCGCGCATCAGCACCGAGTTGGCCGCCTCCGGGTTGTCCGGCACGGTCTTCGGCCAGTTCGCCGTAGGCGGGGGAGGTGCAGGTCGGGTGGCCTTGCCACCGCCGCAGGCGGTCATCAGCAGGGGCAGGGCCAGCAGCAGGGCCGGGGCGAGAAGCCGGCGGAGGCCGGACGAAACTGGCGTGATGTGCATGATCTCCGGATAATGCGCCACCTTGGATTGGCCGTCATGATGGCGGCGTCCCCGCCGGGCGACAACCCGCCCCAACCCGCCTGCCTCCGGCAGATCCAGACAGAGTTGCGCATGAAGATCGAAAAAGACCGCGTTGTCCGCTTCCACTACACCGTTTCCGAAGTCGGCCAGGAGCCGATCGAATCGTCCAAGGACCGCGGCGAGCCGCTGGCGATCCTGATCGGCCACGGCAACATCATCCCGGGCCTGGAAAACGCCATGATGGACAAGGAAGCCGGCGCGACCTTCAGCGTCGATGTCAATGCTGCCGACGCCTACGGCGAGCGCCGTGAGGGCCTGTCCCAGCGCGTGCCGAAGAAGCACTTCGGCAACACCAGGCTGGCTCCGGGCCAGCAGGTCGTGCTGCAGACCAACTTCGGCCCGCGTGCGGTGACCGTGCAGAAGGTCGGCATGAGCGTCGTCGACGTTGACCTGAACCACCCGATGGCTGGCAAGGACCTGCACTTCGACGTGGAAATCGTCGATGTGCGCGAAGCCGGCCAGGAAGAGATCGATCACGGCCACGTCCACGGCGACGGTGGTCACCACCACTGATCGCAGCGCGATCGTGATGTCAGCAACGGCCCGCTTCGGCGGGCCGTTGCGTTTCTGGAACACGGCGCGCCCATCCACGGCGTGCGGGCCGACGGCATAATGACGGACCTGCCCGACGGATGCCCCGTGAACGCCGCTTCTCCTTCCCTGCAGCCGATGGCCTCCGGCGAACGCATCGCCGTGCTGGACGTGCTGCGCGGTGCCGCGCTGCTGGGCATCCTGCTGATGAACATCGAGGCCTTCAGCGGGCCGCTGGACCTGGCGTTCACCGGCATCGACGTGCACTGGCATGGCATTGACTACTGGGCCGATGCCTTTGTCTATGTGTTCGTGCAGGGCAAGTTCTTCACGCTGTTCTCGCTGTTGTTCGGCGCCGGCTTTGCGGTGATGGCGCAACGCGCCGAGCTGGCTGCGCGTGATTTCACCCCGTTCTACCTGCGTCGCAGTGCCGGTCTGCTGCTGATCGGCCTGTGCCATGCAGTGCTGGTCTGGTCGGGCGACATCCTGGTGCTGTACGCGCTGATCTCGCTGCCGCTGCTGGCCTGCCGGGAGGCGCCGCGCAGCTGGCTGCCGTGGATGGGCGCGACGGTCTACCTCGGCGGCGTGGCGATGATGCTGCTGGTCGGCGCGATGGTGTCGATGGCCTCTGCGGACGAGGTGCGGGAAATGCTCACCGAGGCGCAGCAGGGCATCGATCTGCAGCGCCAGGTGTACGGGCACGGCAGCTGGATGCAGGCCACCGTCCAGCGGGTGAATGAGTTCGGCGCGTCGATGGGGGCGCTGCTGATCACCGGTCCGGAGGTGCTTGGCATGTTCCTGATCGGCAGCTGGTTTGCCGGCAGCGGCGCGTTGGCCACACCGGAGCGCTTCCCGCGGTTGTACGCGGTGTTGCGTTGGGTGGCGCTGCCCCTCGGCCTGCTGGTCACGCTGCTGGGTGTTGCCTGGAAACCGTATCTGGCGCCGGGCGCCTACGATCTGCCGGTGACGGCGGCGATGGCGCTGGTGACGATCGGCGGCCTGCCGATGTGCCTGGGCTACCTGGCCTGGATCGTGCACTGGCGCGCGCGGCTGGGCTGGCTGGCGCCGGTCGGGCGCATGGCGTTGACCCATTACCTCGGCCAGTCCCTGCTGTGCACCTGGTTGTTCTATCACTACGGCCTGGGCGCGTTCGAAATGATGCCACGCAGCGTGCAGCTGCTGTTCGCGCTGCTGCTGTTCACCGTGCAGCTGGGCATCTCGCACGCTTGGCTGCGCCACTTCCGCTTTGGGCCGATGGAATGGCTGTGGCGCGCGATGACCTACCGGCAGTGGCCGCCGATGCGGCGCGGAGCCGGGCAGGGCTGATCGATGCTGGGCGCGCGCGAGGATGTGATCGTGGTGGGCGCCGGTGCCATCGGTCTGGCCGCCGCGCTCGCACTGCGTGCGCAGGGGCGGCAGGTGCGTGTGATCGATCGTGGCCGCATTGGTGCGGCAACCTCGCACGGCAACTGCGGCACCGTTACTCCCAGCCATGCACCTCCACTGGCTGCGCCTGGCGTGCCACTGCGCGCATTGCGCTGGATGCTCGATCCGCGTGCGCCGCTGTATGTGCGCACCCGCCTGGATCCGGTGCTGTGGCGCTGGTTGCTGCAGTTCGGTGCACGCTGCAACACGCGTGACTGGCTGCAATCCACGCGGGCACGGGGTGCATTGCTGAACGACTCGCGGCTGCGCCTGGCCGATTGGGTGCAGGCGCATGCACTGGAGTGCGAGTTCGATACGCGCGGGCTGGACTATGTGTTCGGCGATGCGCGCAACTTCGACCACTACGCGGCCGAGTGCGAAGCACTGAACAGGCAGGGTATCGCCACGGCCTGCATCGACGGGGCCGGCTACGCACGTGCCAATCCGGCCTTCCACGACCGCCTGGCCGGCGCGATCCACTTTCCCGGTGATGCGCAGCTGCGGCCGGACCGCTACACCGCGGAGCTGGCACGTGTACTGCGCGCGCAGGGCGTGGTGATCGACGAGCAGAAGGACGTGCAGGGCTTCAGCGACGATGCACACGGGGTACGCGTGCAGGTCGGTG
This genomic window from Stenotrophomonas maltophilia contains:
- a CDS encoding dicarboxylate/amino acid:cation symporter, translated to MKLVSAWLRIPFWQRVVGGFVLGALAGWALGPAAETWFGPLGELYVTLIKMIAVPLVFFAVINAISSLHGQKSIAALSGRTFLWFVITAALAVCVGLAVGTVLQPGAGGLQLAMASNYVPREVPSVVQVLLDVVPANVFYALSGIGTKVNAAGETVLAAGRGSILPVIFFAGLVGFAIVKLGEKVTEARKLVGQMSDIMIQVTRFVLEVTPIGTFGLIAGLVGSYGFEKLLPLGHFVLALYVACALHIVVVYSALLLAHGLNPLKFFRGAAPGMQVAFVSSSSFAAMPVALRSITHNLGVNKDYGSFAVPLGASIKMDGCGAIYPALCAVFIAQYSGVPLTPEQYVVVLIASVLGSFGTAGVPGTAVIMATVVLSAANLPLETIGYLYAIDRILDMMRTMTNVTGQMLVPVIVAKETGLLDQAVYDNPSSNVGVDDPDPTPPRG
- a CDS encoding DUF418 domain-containing protein, giving the protein MTDLPDGCPVNAASPSLQPMASGERIAVLDVLRGAALLGILLMNIEAFSGPLDLAFTGIDVHWHGIDYWADAFVYVFVQGKFFTLFSLLFGAGFAVMAQRAELAARDFTPFYLRRSAGLLLIGLCHAVLVWSGDILVLYALISLPLLACREAPRSWLPWMGATVYLGGVAMMLLVGAMVSMASADEVREMLTEAQQGIDLQRQVYGHGSWMQATVQRVNEFGASMGALLITGPEVLGMFLIGSWFAGSGALATPERFPRLYAVLRWVALPLGLLVTLLGVAWKPYLAPGAYDLPVTAAMALVTIGGLPMCLGYLAWIVHWRARLGWLAPVGRMALTHYLGQSLLCTWLFYHYGLGAFEMMPRSVQLLFALLLFTVQLGISHAWLRHFRFGPMEWLWRAMTYRQWPPMRRGAGQG
- a CDS encoding C40 family peptidase, which gives rise to MHITPVSSGLRRLLAPALLLALPLLMTACGGGKATRPAPPPPTANWPKTVPDNPEAANSVLMRAISLVGTPYRYGGNTPDSGFDCSGLVAYVYREMLDLKLPRTSRDLAAVQGPKIDPQRLATGDLVFFGSRGSVTHVGIYVGEGRFVHAPSTGGTVRLDSLSGPYWKDHYTGAKRVLR
- a CDS encoding FAD-dependent oxidoreductase; the protein is MLGAREDVIVVGAGAIGLAAALALRAQGRQVRVIDRGRIGAATSHGNCGTVTPSHAPPLAAPGVPLRALRWMLDPRAPLYVRTRLDPVLWRWLLQFGARCNTRDWLQSTRARGALLNDSRLRLADWVQAHALECEFDTRGLDYVFGDARNFDHYAAECEALNRQGIATACIDGAGYARANPAFHDRLAGAIHFPGDAQLRPDRYTAELARVLRAQGVVIDEQKDVQGFSDDAHGVRVQVGGQALRARELVLATGPWSRDWARQLDLRVPIQPGKGYSLTWSRPAQVPQRPVVLKDHSVFVIAWREALRLGGTMEFAGADPQLRTARLQALQQAADHYLRAPRGAQLQEQWCGWRPMSVDDVPLIGRAPAHPHVWLAAGHGMLGISMSAGTGQLIADLVCGRTPAIDPAPYRPERFR
- a CDS encoding FKBP-type peptidyl-prolyl cis-trans isomerase, encoding MKIEKDRVVRFHYTVSEVGQEPIESSKDRGEPLAILIGHGNIIPGLENAMMDKEAGATFSVDVNAADAYGERREGLSQRVPKKHFGNTRLAPGQQVVLQTNFGPRAVTVQKVGMSVVDVDLNHPMAGKDLHFDVEIVDVREAGQEEIDHGHVHGDGGHHH
- a CDS encoding C40 family peptidase: MTTDDLKSEGQTSVSSRSARPLLLGLALCLTSLPAWSQTAPNRSDATPAPVAESTARPAAKAEAAAPQRSRVDAAASATLAALLPHLAANDTIPLMDRSAVVAGDLSRLLANYDTSSAANGSVVGTAADNGKVQSLLRRAMTLLGTPYRWGGSNPDSGFDCSGLVGYVFRSALGIELPRVSREMAHDDNAELINDRTALAAGDLVFFGRKGRVDHVGIYVGDGRFLHAPSSGKDVRVDTLLSGYWGNKFMQARRVDL